In the Besnoitia besnoiti strain Bb-Ger1 chromosome IX, whole genome shotgun sequence genome, AAGGAGCCACGCGTCGCGTTCGCTTTGGGACTTTGCCTGCACATTGACAAACGAGGAAAAAATATACGAGCTACAACGAAGCGGCCTCGATACAGCAACGAAGCCGCACACGGAAAAACACTCTCTTGCCAgcccctcgcgctcgcgaccttctttcgcttccttctctcccaGGGAtcgctttctctttctttctctctccctctctctttttctctcgccttGTGCAGCTGTCCATCGCCAACCTGGCCTGGTGCGAATCCCTCAGAGTTGCGGCCTGCGGAACTCGTTCCCCTCCGTGTTTGTGTTCGTGCCCGCTCAATTGCTCCTTCAGCTCTGCGTCCACGGCGCTTTAAACGCTATTCAGCGCCAtgctcgccgccctccagtCTCTGCGGGATGGCGCTGCTTTCCACTCCTGAGTGCGACGCGCTCGACCTACGCGCCAGTAGTGTGAACGCTCGCGGGTCTGCAGCAGGAAACTCTGCGCGTcgtgaggcggcgcgacgagctgagcagagagaagacgaaacaGCGAGGAAACCGCGCGAGAGGATAAAGGACAAACGCGTcacttcccccccccccccccccccccccccccccgcccctgcccagccgcgaggcgagggacggTGCGATGCAGCGCGAagctcgcgtctgctgcagcgacgcagaaaccCCAcccggcgaggacgcgcatgcggagagAACGCGACACCAAACAGAAACGGGCGGCTGCACGGGCGTCATCTGGGAGATGCCGAGGGAGGAAAGCACAAAGCGAGCTCCAGGCTGACGCCCGAAAGCGCGAGATGTCACACGAGCCTCACCTGGACGCAGTCTCGGAGAGGGATAAACGACCAGCGGACGCCTCCCTTCTTGGCCAAAGGAGAcacaggcgaggaagaagaagagggagaggcagaggaagaaaaaacggacgaagcagacggcgaagtcgaggaggcagaggagggagacacgggagccgcctcctctgcgtcagTGTACcacagcgcctccgcgcgcaggaCGCAGCGTCGCGCCTTCCATTCCAGCACGTCctgcgaagaaagaaaaccagaggagcagacgaagcgacATCCATCCCtgagagcggcggcagagcccaccacagaggagaggcggacAAAGGCACGAAACAAGACTCGGTAGGCAGACGTGGAAAACGAGCGAAACTCGAACGGTAGGAAACCCTCAAAGCCACGAACGTCGAAGCCGCCATTtcgcggagaggcagagagcgaagccacggagaaaagaaagagctCCAGGAAGCAGAAAGTTGCAGGTGAGGCGAGGCGTTGACCCCCAAACGAGGCTCATCAAACGCACAGTGAAGTCGCTCACTTTGCTAGCCTTCTCCAGTATTCCCTGACGCAGAATCTGCGCAGCAAAGAAACATACAGACTCTTTTTCTGCTGTGCAGGAAATCAAAAAGAGACGCCAAGTCACCCTCtagaagccgcgcgagcgacggtTTGAGAAAGGCAGTCCGCGGCTTATCTCGAGGTCTCCAGGTCTAATATCCGACGAACTTCTCGCACTGCAGCGGCTGTAGGTTGTCGCTTTTTTCTAGAAAGCAGCGGAAGCGAATGTGAAAAGAACTGGGAAAAAGACGTGCTCGAGCCCTGATGAGTCCTTGGAACTCACGTTATCCTCCATTTCTCTGCTGGGATATCCGCGGCTAGTCAATCTGAGTCATCCTCATTCAGCTTCCAGGGAACAAAAACGAGACCTCCACTCTGGCTCGGAGCTAGGCTTGGGAGTCTCCTCTTAAACCCGCATACAACTATAagacacatatatgtatatatatccatataaAAAATCTGTACGTGCATATGAGTCCTTCACGCTATTCTTAGACGCGCTGCGACTTTGCTGTCTAGACAGGGTCCTTCATCTCCGTCTTTCGGCCGTTCGGCTCCGAGTTTCGGCAGGAGATGCGCGAGGAAAAATAAGAAAAAAGAGGGAAAAAGGGACGGAAGACGCATCAGCGCCGAAGGAAGAGACAAGGTTGGCGGCGCGGCCAACGGAGGAGAGAGTGTAGGTCGAAGCAGGTCGAAAGAGAAGGACTAAGAAAGGATTTGCAAGAGTGAAACCACGGAGGAGGAGTCGAGCCTGGAGTAGCAAAACAAGTCAGCGTGGAGACGGGAGACCCAGTGAAGCTGCGAGAGGGTAGGAGACGGGACACGCGTTAGAGATTGAGAGAGGACTCGACGTACAGAACTCCCTTTTCATTCGATGAATCCACGTCAACGACGCCAGAATCATACCGAGGAGTTGACCTACACGTGGATAGCAGATGCatggagagaagagaggcgcgcgaaagaaGGTCAGACAAacgacgcgccggcagccgacATCAGCGaccgcagaagaaggaaaatTCAGGGCTTCATTGGCTTACGAAAAGAAACAGGAAACCCGAACTTCTGAGACTGGCTGAGGGCGTTCCTCTGTAAACACTCCGTGCTCGTTTTCTCGGCTtgctctgtcttcttctttgcGCGCACCCCTCGGTcgagtgtctcctctctcgtgcTTCCTCTTGAAtctgtgtctcttcttcctcaacGCGGAGCCTTCTAAGGACTAGCGGCTCTTCTCGCGTTGTGTTTCCCTCTCTGGTGACGAGCAGTTCGCCGGAGGAGGGCAAGGCCCCGTGAGCTGTGCGCCTGGCAAGACAAGCTGCGCAGATTCACGAAAACGGCATGCGCTGAGAAACGCTGAGCACTTTCGGCCCTCCAGTTCTTTTTGTCGTCTGAAACGTTTTTCTGAGTTTGCTCCCACAACTGCTGCTTCGCGTTGCAtctttctcgccttttttttAAGTGGCGGCGCTGAGCCGAAGCGGAAGTCGCACGCCCTGGCGGCTAGCCCTCCCGTCTCTCCagtcctccgcgagcgcgagcgcttCGTTCGACTCTCGGGTTCCCGCTCGGCGCAGACGGAATGAGACTCTCTCGCGTGCTGTTTCACATCAAAATGATGCGAGCCGTGCTCCACGATCCCCctccctcgcttcctcgAAAACCCGCTGGGagtgccgcggccgctgcgagcgcctcagcggcTTCATCGGGAGATAAAGGAGACGCCACGTCCCACCGCGAGAAAAAGGTTCGCCTGTTTCTGGGCTCCGCCCCGCGGCCGGAGCCGAGGAAAGAGGAGCAAGAAATCCTCATTCGAGTcaacgccgccggcgtcaaCCGCATGGATCTTCTTCAGAAAGCAGGTGAGCAGCGGGCGACCCCaaggcctgcgcgcggacTAGAGAGATGAACAAAGACGCGCCGTAGCCGCAGAGAACCCCATGAGGCAGCGGAGCAacagagggagacgaaggtGGGAGCATTCGTTGAGACGTGACGAggactctgcagcgcgcgagcagcaTGAGGTGAGAAGACATGCGTTCAACGgtttcctccgccttctttgtCGCTCCTGTTCGCTCTCTCTAGGCAAGTAtccggcgccggcaggagCTTCGCAGATTCTGGGTCCCGAGGCAGCGGGCGTTGTTGTCTCTGCTCTCGAAGGTAAGAAACGGCCGACAAATACTTGCGCACGAATCAGAGTATGTTTGGCTTCTTTGGGTGTGGAGTCAGGCATTGTTACGAAGCTTGCTTCTACCGCGAGAGGCACGTTGATTCCCCCGGCAGCCCTTCGCCGTGCAGACTCTTCTGCGAGTTGGTTGTCACTGCCTCCCTCCGTCTTCACtgtcctctgtctcgctttcGTTCGACGCAGGGGGGCGGTTCAGAGAGGGCGAACGCGTCATGGCGCTTCTTCAGGGAGGAGGCTACGCCGAATACGTCGCAGTTCACGAGGGCCTGTGCCTGCCGGTGCCCGAAACGCTCTCCTTCGTTCAGGTGAGGACACGAAAcgttctctcgcctctccatCTCTCTTTCCTCCGTGCTTCAGAATCTCTGTCAAACGCAGATGGAGCGTGCGAGTCTGTATATCGAGTGCATGCCGACTCCGTTCTGCGCATGGGGCTGCCACagtgtcttcttctctcccaaAGGCGTGGGCTCGCCTCACTCCATCGAGCTTCGTTCCGGGTTTCCGTCTCGCGTTCACTATCTTtgtgcctctcttctcctttgGGGTTTGCCTCGCGTTCCGCCGTCGACTCCCTACGCCTCCACGGGCATGTGTATTTCTCTTCGCATGCATTCTGGAGCTCCTGCGTCTTTCGAtcccctgtctctctctcacgtCGGCTAGCCCGGCGTTCTGGACTTCAGTTCATAAAAAGTGAAATCCTCTTTATCGTGGACGCCTGACGCCACAGGACCACCTTGGGTCGCCTGTGCCGCTAGAAGTTTTGGTCGCCGAACTGTGGCCAGGAGTACGAGCCACTTCCTGCCGTCTCGCTTGATGTCTCTTCACTCGCGGACGActcggctgtctccgcgttGTTGAGTTCGAATTTTGCTTTTCTCCCGCACCGTTGCTCTCTATTTTTGCCTCAAGGCTGCTGCAATCCCCGAGAACTGGCTTACTGCCTACCAGCTCCTTCACATGGTCGCAGGTGAGTCGCGTCTTGACGTTCCGCGTGtcgcccgtctctctctgtctctgtagCCGACAGGAATCGCGTGCCTGCAGCCTTGTCGCacttccgccttcgccgcgtgcgtGCAGGGGAGGTGCCTCTCTATGCGGCGATTCGTTTCTCCTTCCTTCCTTGTGCGGCAGGCGTCCATCCTATGGTTTCGAAGGCCTCGTCGGAGGCCGTTGCCCGCCGCGCTGAAGATTCCAAAGCCCATGCAGAAGTTGTGCGCGAgccagcgtcgccgtcggtGGCGCTGGGGGCCTCCGGGCTGCGTCGACGCGTCCGCTCCATTTTCATCCATGCTGCGGCTTCAGGCAAGCCGGTCTCTCACGCTGTCAGCGGAGCACGAATATCAAAGATTATTCCTTCGATTTATAGAGAGAGGCGGGTAGCCGCGCTTCAGAGCcccgagcgcgaggcgcgttAGTGACGTTTTCTCGATTCGACGCACCGCCTcagaggcgtctgctgcgtttGATAGCGATGTCGGGGATAGAaaagagagagccgcggacTTACAACCGTCAGTAGGTATATCCTGATAGGCAGAGAGGACTCCGCAGTGCGGTAGTGGCAGTTCACGGATGTGAAGCGGCGCGTGCACGCACAGGCTCGAACCTCTCTATCGGCGTGTAGgaataaatatacatatctataaATATTTGTGTATCTCgatacatgcatgtatatagaCATATTCCCGTGTATGTTTGCGTGAGTGCGGCCTTCGGAAAGAGCGGTGTTGCCAGCGCACACGTGAATGTTTTGTCACCGAAGTGGAATTTCCTTTTTGACGCAGGCGTGGGTACGGCACTGATTCAGTTGAGTCGGCTGGCGGCGATTCCAActgtcgtcgcctctgcaggctcgGACGAGAAgcttcgtctctgccgctctcTAGGTgagacggcgcggagggctcCACAGGCTTGTGAAGGAAACCTCGCACGTCGGAGCTAGTTATATGGATCTGCATCTGCGCGCCAGCTTTATCGCTTATGTCTATCCGCATGCGCCTACGGCGTCTGAGCATTACTCCCGCCCTTCTCGTCTGGCGTGCTTAAGCTGAGAGACGAGAGATAGGAGGCGGCACTGTGTGCGTCACCCCAGTTACGAGAGGGAACGGGGGATCAGGATTGCAGGCATCGGAAAAGACAAATCGAGTTTCGAGGCGGCGGTCTACGCAAGCTTCCCCTCGCGGCCGACGGCAAGCCCTGGGTTATGATTAGAGGCATCTGTCACTGTATCTTGGCAGGCGCGACTCACGTCATCAATTACCGCGCGCTCGAGGGCAAATTCTCCGATGCAGTTTTAGAGGCCACACAGGGAGAGTAAGCTGGGAATCCGCGAGGCGTCACGCCTTTGAAATTTGTAAAGTAAAACAATAAAATAAATTTGGAAATACGCAGGTACGGGCTTGCCGCTGCGTGTCCTGGATACACGGTGACCATGCAATACCGTGGCGACGAAGGAACCTTTGCAGTCGAAAGGcaaagcgcggcgcgcaagtTACATTTCGAGTTCGTTTTTTCGCGCATGCCGAACCGCGTGGCATGCCAAAGTCTCTCCTGCATTCTGTCCGGTTCTCTCTGTGTGTTGTGTGATCTCAACCAAATGAGCGGCgcctttctttttctctccgctgtcgtGGGCGAAGTCTCGCCCAGGGGCCGTCCCGaatgttttttcttcttcttcgatGCGATTCCGTCTCTTGCCGTGttgctgcctgcggcgggctCATCTCTCTATCTATTAGTCTCTTcctgtttttttttgttcAGAGGCGCGGATCTAGTGCTAGACCCCGTCGGCGCATCCTTCATGGCGGAGAATGCAAAGTGCTGTGCGCTTGACGCATGGTAAGTCAAACGACGTGCCGAGGCAAACCCAAATCCTGAACTCCCAACGGCGGGAGCGGCCTTTCGCAAAAGTGCCGAGATACACGAGCTTCTCGATCGAAACTTGTGTGCCCGTTGCCCTGCAGCGGTTGTCGCGAGGGTCGTGGGGCCCCGGGGTGCCCGcattttctctcttttccgaGTTGGATTTCTGTGAGAGTTTCTGTAACGGCTGTGCTTGTGTGAcctccctccccgcccccccccctcgttCAGCTGGGTACTTTACGGCAGTCTCGGTGGCGTCGTGGCGCCTGCGTTCGACGTGCGGCCGTTCCTTGCCAAGCGCATCCGTCTGCTCGCTTCGACACTCCGCAATCAAAGTCTCGTCTACCGCGAGACACTTGTGAAACTCTTCGAGGAGGAGATTCTTCCCAAATTTGCCGACGGCACGCTCCAGGTACGCTTGGACTTTCGCAGCGCCCGgtgtctgcctccgctttcGCAGGCAACTGCGTTCCGCCGAAAGCAGCCTCGGCGGTGCGGCTGAGGCTGCCTGCGAGGACTGCAAGCGACAGATGGACGCCGCTCAAGCTACAGTGTCATCGTCAACAGCTGTATATGCAAAGATTCGGAGttcgcgtgcctcgcggATCTCGCCGTCTGggggcaggcggcgctgcgtgtctctgtGTGCCCGTCTAGAATCCCCATGCAACTCGTGATCTTCTTTGCCATGCACGACTGTATACTAACCTATCGACAGGGGTTTACGTATGCATGTCCGTCTGTGTATGTAAaagtaaatatatatatatatatgtaaatatatgtataggtgTACAGGTGTATGTGTCCGTGTTCGATGCTCTGTACGTAAGGGGTATATGCACCATGCATGCGGCGACACTGTGCGGGCGTTTTGCCCTTTTCGGTTCGCTGGGTGTATAGTGGCGGCACGCAGAGACTGGATGCCGCGATGCGCGTAGGAGCCACACACGCCGCACACGTGCCTTGTCGGGtcgcgtttttctgtttGTTCTTGGCAGGTCGTTGTGGATTCGGCCTTCCCTGCGAGTCaagccgacgaggcgcaccACCGTCTCGAGACAAACGCAAACAGCGGGAAAGTCGTTTTGACGTTCGATAAAGGAGACGAGAATTAAGCGGGCGCTGCGGATCGCGTCTAGGCTGTCGCCACGCACGCCCGTCTATGGGGAGGTCAGCTTCGCCCCAATCCCAGCGTCTGAGCTGTCTAGCGGCTTTCACGTTTTCCCTGGAGCCAAACGGGTCCACATCTCTTCACCTGGAAACAGCTTCTGCATTTATATACGTACGTATATttgtatatctatatatctgtctatctgtatgtatatatctctatatatatacttgtgTGTGGGTATAGCTGTGAGTTAGGTATATATGTGTGAAGCGTAGGTTGCGCAGTAGTGAGTTTGGGTGActgtcttctcttcgcgaGCGGCATATTATTTAGGTACGCGGAAGTGCCCGGTTCAGTCCGTTTCGGGATGCGTAAAAAGAAACTATTCGCTTTGACGATTTTGACCGCTTTCTTCCGTTTCGTACGGCGTGAGCTCGGGCGCACTACCTCGTCCCAGTGGATGGCGTCTTTCCTCATGTCACGCGGAGGCTGCTGTTGTAAGCGAATCGACGAAAAAAGCAGAGCGCGTGCTCGCTGAGTCGTTTAGATGCTTTCACTTCGCAGCATAGCGTGCGCGTACCCGAGTGCGTGCAGCCTTTCGTTGTCGACTTTCTGAAGCTCTCCAAGAGCCCACAATAAAATGTGCGAGAAATGAGAGGGGCGCGTGAACCCAAACCCCCCACGTCCCCTAACTAGGAGAAAGAAAAGTAGAGTTCCgtgacggcgcgcgaggattCCTTTGCTGTGTCTAGCATTgcccgcagagacagatACTTAGAAGTATTTTATAGGCCCAGATTGACAACGGAGCTGGGGTTCGAATAGCGTACGACACACGTGTCTGACACGAGGACTGTGAGCGGTGGCGGAGAAGGCCCCAGGGCTCGGCACCGCGGGAGTTTTCTGCTGGAGCGCTTTCGGGggccgcgcagacacgcTGCTTGACGCACGCAAATGTGTACGGAACTGCGGACTCTCCAGAATCCGCGAGGAGTAGAAGAGGGCGGCGTCGCAAGGACAGCCGAAAGAGAGTCGCTGGAGCGTAGCCTCCAGCGGTTTCTTCAACAGCAACTCCAGGGCTTCGCGTCCCCGTGGCACGCCGTGAGAAACACGCAGAGAAGTTTCAGGCTCAGAGCTACACATGTCTCTTCTCTAGTTTCAGCGCGGCCTGAGAGAGAAGCGCTAGGCAGGGAGGTTGTGCGttcgacgcgccgcggcctgtcGTCAGCTAGAGAGAGCCGACCAAGTTGGTGAGACGTGGAGGGTAGGAAAGACGCGAAACGCtgctcctctctgtctgtctccccTCTTTTCAGAGTATGTCTGTAATGCCTAACGATGATgcgtcgtctcgcctctcgttCTCTACTCTGGACCGCAGAGTGAAACTCATCTCTGCGGaaggctgaggaggcgcgccgccactcccgcctcgtcgtccctAACGAGCTTCCTCCGCCCAGGCCTCCGCTGgatttctctctcgctgtaTTGTACACATGGATGTCTTTGCCAAAGAATTTCGCGTTCCCTTTTCCATTGCTAAAGAATTCTCATTTTCAGTTttgcctctcctccgctcgTAAAATTTGCCCGCCCCACAAAACAGCGCTCGTGTCGATTTCCTCGCATGATCCCTTATGGGGCTTGAAGTCCGCGTACGCGACCTGTCCGCCTCAACCAAAGTTCACTCAGAAATTCCAAAGCAACTATAAAAAATTGCGCCACGTCGCGTTCCCTCTACGACAGACAAGAAGCTGTGCAGCAAAGGAATGACCgagggagaaaaaacgcgggACATGCTGTTGTGTAATTTTCTCGAGtcctgcatgcacgcagtTTAGGATATGCGTCGAGCGAGAAAGCCCCTAGAAAACCTCGCCAAGTTTGTGGCTTCGTTGTTTTCTTTGCTCCGGGGCAGAAGGAAGCGCCTTCAACCcacgtcttcctctctccttcatcttcttcttccctggCATAGCAGCGGCCGATCCCGCGCGAGAAAAGAAGGGTGAAGCAGGGAGAAGAGACCGGGGATTTTTTCGTGATTTTCTGGCGTCGAGTCTGCGTATGTCGGCTTAAatttttccttctccgcgctctccgGAACCCGCTCGTGTCCTCTCTTTTCCCGTCTCATCTCCTGGacctcctgcgcgcctttATCGTCGGCTCAGAAtctctcctctgcatctTTTCTTTACGCGTGTGATCTGAAGTTttctcgctgcgtctcctcgggcgcggcgtTTTGCCGTTTGCTGCTCCGTCTCGTTCTGTGGATCAGAGGTTTTGTCTCGGCTGCAGACACAAAGGTGCTGTTTTCGCTTGTCTTCTGCTCGGGAGGCCTGGAGTTGGAGGACAGAGCTGTCGGTGTGCTCGGCGGTTTCTCAGCTTAGGAGAGAGGGCCGCGTTTTCTCCCACACGGAATCGTCAGAACGAGCGGCGGAATGGCTCTCCTGTAATGTTTGCCCGTGAGCAAACACCGCGGGCACTTGGCTGTAGGTTGCGCGTGTTGTCGGCTTTTTCCCGATTTTTTTTCATTTTTGCGATTTTGATGGTCGCCGGTCCTCGGGGCGACTcttcccctcctccctccgtTCACGAGTCCGTTTCTCCTCGCGTTTGCCAAGATGTATGATGCGAACGCGACGATTTGCTCGTCGGTTCACAGCGCGTCGCTGACGCTTTTTTCGCAGGAGGAGGTgcgcgcactctcctcctGCCGAGTCTCCGACACGAACGTTTTCCTCAGTCCGCAGGACTCCCTCGGatcttcctcgctgtctgcggccttctctgcggcgcgcggcggctcgccggtcgcggtggcggcggggctgcaCGACCCGAGGCTGGGGAGCATCGACGGCCGAGACATTTGCGAAAcatgcggctgccgcagcgactGTCCAGGGCATCTGGGACACGTCGAGCTCGCGCTCCCCGTCTTCCAACCGATCTTCCTTCCTGCCCTCGTTAAAGTGCTGAAACTGGTAAGGgccgccctctcctccgcaCGTGACTGCATGCCCAGCCGTTGAGTGACGTCTGTATCGCTGTGACTGCCGAACACACCGCCATCCTCTCTTCGTGGATCGCCCGAAACCTCAACACCTGCTGTGGGACGTGCTGAAGCATTTTGGCGGCAGGGGCTCCGAGTTCCGCGCATTTTGCTGTACGCCTGAagcacagcggcgcgccggaagAGATTCTCGCGGCTGTGCAAGCGTCTGTGAACGGCTCATGCACTTAGAAGTATGCATTCGTAGAGAGAGATGGATGTAGATGGATGACTGAGTGCGCGGGAATGCGTAGATATCCATGTAAGCGAACCCCAGACGCAGtcggtgctgctgctggcgcgggaAGATAATCTTTCCGTGCTTTTCTCGGCCTGTTCTTTCCCGCGTCGTGGCGACTGCAGGCGATCAAATCGATACACCCGCTGCTGACGCGTGGATAATATCGCCCTACATGCGTATATCTGTGTGTATCGATAGGCGCGTGTAGTTTCCGGTTTCCCCTCTTAGCGGCTTCCGTATGTTTCTTTCACTGTGAGTGTGCCCCTGGTGGGTGGGCCTTTGCTATTCGTACGCGTTTCCGGCGGTTTGTGTCAtgtttcgctttttttttgTCTCGTGTCCGCCAAATTCCCTGACACCCTCGCTCTCAAGGTTTTTTTTTCCAGGCGTCGGATCTTTTTTCAGGCCTCCCTCTCTAGTCTCGTAGCTCTGCCTTCACGAGACTTCCGTTCTCTAGGGCCGACGCCGCTGTTGAAGATGCTCGTTCCTCGGTTGTGTTGcgtttgtttttctttcAGTCCTGCCTCCACTGCGAGCGCCTCCGTGTTTCTTCTTCAGTTTCCTCGCTGTTTGTTAAAGCCTTTgagctgctgcagttcgGGTTTCTTGATGAACTGGAAGATGTCTCGCGTCTggcttcgtcgtcgctccgGACTGGGTCTCGCAGGCCCGCCGCAGGTCTGCTGCTCCCCCTCAgtcagcgcgcggcgcttgtTCGCATCTTCCAAAAGCTGGAGACCGAGCTcgggcggcgagcaggcCGCAAGGAAACGGCCGTCCGGcggggcgacagcgacgagatgagcgccgacgaggctctttcgggcgcggaggcggacgcccACGACTGGCGCaagtcggcggcgcgcgccgaaggcaAGCAGGGCGAcaaaggcgacgcggagaagcagaaggaggcgcaggaaaTGAAGCGCATGACGCGTCTGCTCGAGGGCTTGACCGATctggagaaggaagaaaatCGCAACTTCCTGCAGACCTTCGGCGACGACATCTCCAAGAGCGCCtggctcgtcgcctcctggcgACGCCTCAGACATCTTCTCTggacgcgcgcctcaggcAGCAGCGTATGCGCCAACTGCGGCCGGTATGGGCAAGCGAACTCGCAGACGGGAtagacggcggcgctcggcgaaaGCCGCTGCGTGGACTGCGACATCGGGTGATTAGGCGCGAATCGTTCATGTTGTACAAAAACTATTTATTTGCAGACTGAAAATCCTATGTGGATCTAGCAAATCCTTTTATATCTGTGTGCATTTTCGTCGatgcgcagagagccgaTGTGCCACCATTTCTCCgtcgatatatatatatatatatatatatatatatatatatatagggtttagggtttagatatatatatatatatatatatatatatagggtttagggtttatgtatacatatatatatgtctacgtgcatatatacatatatatacagctGTATCTGTGAATCTGTGTAGATGGTTGCGGACTTGTACCTGTCCTGTTTTCAGCACGAATGCAGTGACTTACCACGTGGCTCCGCAGTCGACGGGCGTGGAGATGCGGTGGAAATGgacgggctcgccgccgttTGACAAACAcagcgcgtttttttctttcgtgCGCGACGCGACGAAGCGACGCGATGACAAAGCTGGAAAGAACGCAGAGGGACAGGACGACTTCGCGGTCACGCTGTTCGATGAGAGATGTCTAACTTACGGTACGCGGTCTAGGTCTATGCATGCATCTTCCCACTGTAGCTAGCATGTTCAGTTCTACCGCCCAGCGGGCTCTTTCAATGAGTTATTGTCTGCATACGCAATCGACAACACCCAGGGCGTTTAGGGTTTGGCAAATAGCCGTCGCCCTTGGTCGCTGGGAGCCCCTGCCTCTGAGTGCGCGTCTATGGAGAAGGTCCGCTCCACCCTCACAGGCGCGTGTACAGCCATGCGGCTGTTTCTGATTCATGCTgtcgccgcactcgcgcgaGCTAGTCAGGGGGGGAGGGCCGCCACCCGCTCCTCTCCATCTGTTTCTGTGGTTGGCCGTCTTTCCTTGTGCACGCTCTAGTTCTTCGCGGGTGTCTTTTTCTTTGCGCGAGCTCAGGGCAGTAGTCCGGAGTTGCTGTTTGTCGAGTCTGAAATGCACCCCGTGGCGAGGGCCTCGTAAAGGACCCGTGTGCATGCTGCTCGGCTTTCGCTGAAGGAGGAAGCTTTTGTGTTTTTCCCTTTCTTTGCAGGCagaagcggccgcgccgtAGGGAAGCTTCACTTGCATGCCTTCCAGCTCATGCCGCTCCTTCAGAATATTTTCAAGCACTCGGTCGACCGCTGCCTGCTTAACTGTCTCTTC is a window encoding:
- a CDS encoding putative quinone oxidoreductase (encoded by transcript BESB_015380), which translates into the protein MRLSRVLFHIKMMRAVLHDPPPSLPRKPAGSAAAAASASAASSGDKGDATSHREKKVRLFLGSAPRPEPRKEEQEILIRVNAAGVNRMDLLQKAGKYPAPAGASQILGPEAAGVVVSALEGGRFREGERVMALLQGGGYAEYVAVHEGLCLPVPETLSFVQAAAIPENWLTAYQLLHMVAGVGTALIQLSRLAAIPTVVASAGSDEKLRLCRSLGATHVINYRALEGKFSDAVLEATQGEGADLVLDPVGASFMAENAKCCALDACWVLYGSLGGVVAPAFDVRPFLAKRIRLLASTLRNQSLVYRETLVKLFEEEILPKFADGTLQVVVDSAFPASQADEAHHRLETNANSGKVVLTFDKGDEN